AGGAAGAACAGGCTACCCAGGCCCAGCAGCAGACCGCTGGCGAAGGTCTGAAAGGCGATGCCGATGTTGTTCATGATGTAGAAGCCGAACATCACCCAGTCGTCGCCCGAACCGCGCTCGCTGAAGCGGCCGAGGCGTCGCGCGTCGGGATCGTACATGCCTTCCATTTCGCTGACCTGATCGGGGTTGACCAGGCTGAAAATCAGCTCGGGATAGAGATAGGTCAGCAGCCCCATCAATGCCAGGCTGCCGAAGAACAGCAGGCTGGCCACGCACACGCTGCGCCACTCGCTGCGTACCAGGCGCGGGAAGCCGCCGAACAGAAAGCGGATCATCTGCGCGCCAAGGTGGCTGCGATGGCGGTAGAACTGCTGGTGGCCGCGCATCGCCAATTGCTGCAACTGGTCGATCAGGTGGCTGCTGTAGCCGCGCGCCTGAGCCAGCGCCAGATGCTGGCAAAGCTGCCGGTAGCTGGCGGCGAAGCCATGGTAGGCCTGCGTTTTGGACTTGCCGCGCTCAAGCGCCTCGAGTTGGCTGTTGAAGGCATCCCAATCCGGCTGATGGCGACTTTCGAACAGGCTCTGTTTCACGGTGCACTTCCCAGCAGGCCGCGCGCGATGCCGTTGAGGCGCGGTTCGGCCTGTTCGGCAGGCACTTGCAGTGGCTCGGCCAGCAGTGCCGCCAGCTCGGCACGGCGTGCTGCAGAGAGTTGCCCGCCACGTTCGGCAAAACCGAGGACGGCGCGCTGCTCGTCAAGATTGAGCGGGAAGGGAGCTGGCATTGGCTCTGCGTCGGCGAGTAGCGGTTTGCTCAGTGGTGCATCGCGATAGACCACCAGCGTGCCGGCAGCGATATCGCCAAGGCGCTTAAAGGCCGGGTGATTCAGGCAACTGATGATGCCCAGGGTGTAGCCAAACGGCAGGATATCGACGAAGCGCAGCAGGTTGCGCGTCAGCGATGCGGCCCAGCCGATGGGCGTACCGTCATCGTGCACCACGCGTAGGCCGAGCATCTGCTTGCCGGGAGAGCGGCCCTGGTTGAGCACCTCAAACAGCACCATGTACCACCAGGTCACGAGAAACAGCAGGATGGTGCCCAGGCCCATGCCGAACTGACCAAGCAGGCCGAGGACGATGAACATCAGGGCGAGGATCAGGCCGCGAATGGCCAGGTCGATGGCGAACGCCAGGGCGCGCGGGACCAGCCCGGCTGGTCGCAGATGCAGATCGATACCTTCCGGCGTCTCGACCTGATAGCGAGTATCCAGGGGCGGCAGTGGGGATGAAAAGCTGGCGCTTGAGCGTGAGGGCATCGGCGGACTGCATCAAGGAAAGCCCGATGCTAGCGAGCAGCGGGCCACGAACGCAACCGGGCCAGCGAACTGGCCCGAGTCACGTCGACTTATTGGCTGGCCTTATTGGGCAGCAGGCAGTACGCCAAAGATGGTGCGATACAGCACACCCATGGCCACGACCATCAGCGGAATGCTCCACACCAGACCGATACCCAGCGGGATGGCGCTGACCATGACGATCAGGCCGAGCAGCAGGAACAGGCCGAAGACCTTGAACCAGTGCTGAGTGATTGCCTTGCGCGAGGCTTCCAGTGCCTGCCAGGGCGACAGACCACGCTCGACCACCAGCGGAATGGCCAACAGATAGGCCACAGCCAGGTAGATGCCGGGGATCAGCAGCAGGATCATGCCGAGGTAGATCAGCAGCATCATCACCACGGCGGTGATGATCAGCGGCACGGTGCGGCCGAAGTGGCTGAAGATTTCGTTGAAGTTCAGCGGCTGGTCGGCGGCGCGGCGAATGCCAACCATGTTGATGCCGGCCATGAAGGGGTAGGCCAGGGCCGATGCCAGCAGCGAAATCAGAATCTCGCCGATGAACATCAGGGCGATGCTATCGCTCAGCGCGCCGAAGATGCCCACTACGCCGCCGAGGATGAAAGTGGCTGCCAGAAGCACCACGTAGAACACCAGGAAGCCACCGATGATGATGCCTTTGGTGCCCTTGACCTTGCTCCAGGACTCGCTCAGCAGGTCGCCGATGTTGAAGTCATAGCCGCGTGCTAGGGCTTCTTCGATGCTCGGTACCTGGTTGGACGGCACTTGTTGCAGGTCGCTGGTGGGGGCGGCATAGGGATTGGGGGTGATCGCGTCACTCATGGTTGCGTCCTTGTACAGAGTGCTAGAGGAGCGCCAATGCTAATGGTTACAGCATTTTTCTCAAGTGCAGTGCGTCCGCTCATGCGGCGCCTGTGCGCTGGTTCATGCTTTTTGCCGGCAGCGGCTGGGCCAGAGGTGAATGATAGACTGGCGGCAATTTTGCCTTGGGTACGGAGCCGCCAATGACTTCCAGCATCTTCTGGTACGACTACGAGACCACCGGTATCAATCCGCGGTGTGACCGCCCGCTGCAGGTGGCAGGTATCCGTACCGATGAGGCGCTGAACGAGATCGGCGAGCCACTGAACATCTACTGCCGCCCCAGTGACGATATCCTGCCGCACCCGGCTGCCTGCCTGGTGACCGGTATCGATCCGCAGCGCCTGCAACAGTCGGGGCTTGACGAAGGCGAGTTCATGACCCGCGTGCATGCCGCGCTCTCGGCACCGGGCACCTGTGGCGCCGGATACAACAGCTTGCGTTTCGATGACGAGGTGACGCGCTACAGCCTCTATCGCAACTTCTTCGACCCCTATGCGCGCGAGTGGCAGGGCGGCAACAGCCGCTGGGACCTGATCGATCTCGTGCGCACGGCCTATGCGCTGCGTCCCGAAGGCATCGAGTGGCCTGAGGAAGAGGGGCGGGTCTCGCTCAAGCTGGAGCGCCTGACCCAGGCCAATGGCATCGATCATGGTCAGGCGCACGACGCTCTGTCCGATGTGCGCGCCACTATTGGCCTGGCACGGCTGCTGCGTGAGCGTCAGCCAAAGCTTTACGACTTTCTCTACCAACTGCGCAGCAAGCAGCGAGTGCTGGATCAGAT
The genomic region above belongs to Pseudomonas sediminis and contains:
- a CDS encoding stage II sporulation protein M, whose protein sequence is MKQSLFESRHQPDWDAFNSQLEALERGKSKTQAYHGFAASYRQLCQHLALAQARGYSSHLIDQLQQLAMRGHQQFYRHRSHLGAQMIRFLFGGFPRLVRSEWRSVCVASLLFFGSLALMGLLTYLYPELIFSLVNPDQVSEMEGMYDPDARRLGRFSERGSGDDWVMFGFYIMNNIGIAFQTFASGLLLGLGSLFFLLFNGLMIGAVAGHLTRIGYGEPFWSFVIGHGAFELTAIALAGAAGFKLGWALLAPGRLPRGEALRLAAGKAIQLVAGVILFLLLAAFIEAFWSSTTFASPNIKYAVGAGLWALVLSYLLLAGRRQHAPD
- a CDS encoding RDD family protein, yielding MPSRSSASFSSPLPPLDTRYQVETPEGIDLHLRPAGLVPRALAFAIDLAIRGLILALMFIVLGLLGQFGMGLGTILLFLVTWWYMVLFEVLNQGRSPGKQMLGLRVVHDDGTPIGWAASLTRNLLRFVDILPFGYTLGIISCLNHPAFKRLGDIAAGTLVVYRDAPLSKPLLADAEPMPAPFPLNLDEQRAVLGFAERGGQLSAARRAELAALLAEPLQVPAEQAEPRLNGIARGLLGSAP